One window of the Solanum stenotomum isolate F172 chromosome 11, ASM1918654v1, whole genome shotgun sequence genome contains the following:
- the LOC125845833 gene encoding uncharacterized protein LOC125845833, whose amino-acid sequence MRKSNDHPMDKDMMKNLVKYVIGKPFPRKHTVMDVDDVYGIRVLSPSQILESTKGTNNNTRLLITFQNRENCKIFDSKEAPGFWKSTTKLKGIFDANKRHIGNIKIGWYYYYNVDDGRDKSSSRLRKSEWQIREYYLAPTYLPQSKVERKNVLLTMMIKTKAANNNNNDKSDDKMQIVLDKQEIMQSLQCLQL is encoded by the coding sequence ATGAGGAAAAGTAATGATCATCCAATGGACAAGGATATGATGAAGAATTTGGTGAAGTATGTAATAGGGAAGCCTTTTCCTCGTAAGCATACTGTTATGGATGTCGATGATGTTTACGGAATCAGAGTATTGAGTCCATCACAAATCCTTGAATCTACCAAGGGCACAAACAACAACACACGATTGTTGATCACTTTTCAGAATAGAGAAAACTGTAAAATATTTGATAGTAAAGAGGCCCCTGGGTTTTGGAAATCTACCACCAAACTCAAGGGAATTTTTGATGCCAACAAGAGACACATTGGCAACATCAAAATTGGGTGGTACTACTACTACAACGTCGATGATGGTAGAGACAAGTCATCATCCAGATTGAGAAAGAGTGAATGGCAGATTAGAGAATATTATCTCGCACCTACATATCTGCCCCAAAGCAAAGTTGAGAGGAAAAATGTCTTATTAACCATGATGATCAAGACCAAAGctgctaataataataataatgacaaATCTGATGACAAGATGCAGATTGTTCTCGACAAGCAGGAGATTATGCAATCTTTACAATGCCTTCAACTTTAG